In Lactuca sativa cultivar Salinas chromosome 5, Lsat_Salinas_v11, whole genome shotgun sequence, the DNA window tgaaattataaggaaaattcattaatgaaattgatatgtatttattattgaatataaatattatttacaatttaataaaatgaaaaaacctTAAAATATATAGAATAAAagttaatttaaaataattataaaattacaTATGGTAAAATTAATAAGAATTTAAAATATgacaaaaatatatttatttattaagaaGGATCGTTGAGGTCGGGATGATGTTGCCAAGTCACAATCACCGCGCCCACAATGAGTGTACATCGTTTGGTTGAAATCCTGATTGGATTTTGTGTTTTACCATCTTGCATAACCTATTAAAGACTCCAAAGAATTATGGAAAATGAAGGAAACTTTTTGCTTTTggcaaatcattttttttttcacttcGAAGAGAACCGTCTTATAAAGCTTTtagaataataaaaatatttggtttagtttatactttatactttatatatataggATAAAATTATAAAACTATTTATCATTTTCGTTCTTTTTCTCCTacttaaaaaacattaaaaataaaaaactattatATCTTTCCCTTGGGCTAACTTGAACGATGGTTTATTTTCTTAGATAAACCAGAGAATAATCATTTCATCAGAGGATAAAATCATGACTTGCTTTAtcttattatgataataataaacAGGGCCGGTCCAAACGTATATGGGACCCCgggcgaaaagaaaaaaaatggcccttttaaagacaaatataataatgataaaaaaaaagtcaTTTATTCTTCATTATAAACGTGTTCAATTAACAATAACAAGCAagccaaattgtttatcttttgagctagtttgaaccaactttaggccctaaaaatcatttaagaaatatatatatatatatatagcccatAAAATTAGGCCCTGGACGATCACCCGAGTTGTCCACCGTCTGGACCGACCCTGATGATAGAACCACTAACAACCATCAACAAGATCGACATAATTTTAGTAATAGACTATATTTGGTTTATGGGATAATATTAATCAGAAACAATACATGGGCAAATATTAAATTTCTAAATGTTTCCACCGACCATAGTGGGATACAAATACATTGTCTATGTCAATGTACCTGTTTGTGTGTTGAGGTGAAATGCATATTATGGgtttcttttataattttaagTCATCAAGAATTTAAGATACACCGTCAAGATTATGTGTCCCGTAAGATCAGAAGTGCGATAAGGACATAACGTTTTTGATTTCGAAATATTTGATTAACTTACTGAAAAATTAGTAGATAGTTAAAAAATAGTTGTTAGCagataaaaatgatttttttttaaaaactaattGATAAACTATTTGGAAATTGTAAAATGACATAAACTATAAAGATATATTTATAATAATGATTCAATATTATAAAACAAATATACAATATATTTCATTGAATTTAACTAAGCACAAAATACAAATTTCAGATATTTATGTTTAAACGAAATTTTTATATTTCATGCGGTATTATCATGAATTTCTCTAATCTCGTAAAGAAAGACTCGTATATTATCATATGACTATATTAAAGATAATATATGGATGTGTGATTGTTATATAAGTGTCGCAGTATTGTATTTAACTTAATAAACTAGCAACTTAAATGAAACATCTTTTATAAGCTTATGATGTAAAGATAcgattaaaaaaaattactagCTTAAGTAAAATTATTAAAAGAAAGATGTTATTCTTCTTTAGCCTTAAtcattatttaatttttatacaTGATCTGATTTAACTAAAATTTGAAATCTCAAAACATAAGCCCAAACATCATTTAATCTCATTTGTATCATGCAATTCCAACTTTCGTATTAAAATGATGTTTTTTAGCATGTGATCGCCAGCATAGCTGGTAGTGATGCATCTGGTTACAGGCCTCAATGGGTGAGGTCATGAGTTTGACACTTGGCTGAATGTATTTGGGAGATTTTCCCAGGAGTGACGAATAAGGGAAAAGGCCGACGTGTGTGGGCTTGCCAGATACTGGATCCATATTACTGAATCCCGGTACGTTTGTGGAGACTCTTGGCTAAATGCATTTGCGGGATTTTCCCTGGAATGACGAATAAGGAGAAAAGTCAAGGTGTGTGGGCTTGCCTGATAATAGATCCACATTACTAGAGCCCTATGTTTGCGTCGGTTCAAAAAAAAGATGATTTTtagcattaatagtataatttaagcTTGGTTACATATTAAAGCGAGAATTTAATATCAAATTAAATAATGTATTcaaatttttaataataaaaactgtattttaatattatatcATTTCATTAAACACGTCAATTATAAAATAATTACTTATTTttgtaattaataaaaatatattatgagaattaaaataaaaataaaaattatatgttCGTTGAAATGTTAACCTTTTAAAACGTGAacttttttaaaagttaaatttatgacctatttttttatttgccaacATGTATCTTAAACATAATCttaagaacacgaagaacatttGTAACACTTGGATTTATTTTTTGCTTTTGTCtcaatattataatttataattagtTCAATAGGACTattttatgtatacttttatCGTGAAAATGATTTTTAGAATAATGAAATATCACGTTTATATAAATTTAgtcatttttttgtattttatatattatttaccgttaaatttatttattgttcaaagaTATCATCTTGACCGGCTATTAAAAATCTAACATATTTATATGGTCAAAGAAACATCATTAAACTCACACTTGTTCAATAAAATACAAATACCCTCACATTCTAGTATATGATTtacttttaaaataacttttgtACATATTTCATCACTTTCATCTTTTCTAGTCTTCATCAATTGATCAGTTATATTCTTTAACCAACAcaattcaaaagaaaaaaaaaaaaacattttatttgtTCGGTTTTTAAATACATTGCAAAGTGCACAGTCTCTTCATTCTCTCCGGTGAAAACACTCCCACGGCCTCCTTTTACTATCGTCGGCATCCCTCCCTTCGTTGTTAACACCTTCACCGCTCCTTGCTCATGCTACTTTGTGAAAACAACCCTACCCCGACATCCCTCTCTCATCCCTTTTTTCTTAAATCGTGTTCCACCGGTAACTACTTTTGTTAAACGATGTAATTTTATTGCTAGAATTTGAGATTGAAGCGATTGGAGTTTTGGATCAATTTTTAGgtttgaatttgaatttgaatcGATTTTGTTGTAGCTTAAAGCTGATTTTATATTTGTTTCACTAGACAACACCACTCACTCCCACCACCATCTTTCACCTTCCACTGTCACCATCCAATTTCAGCAAAAAAACACAACATTCCATCACCACCACAACCACCCATCTTCAACAACAACAAACTAATAATCGGCTTCAACCTATAGCAAAACCGATTCAAACCTCTGATCAATTAAAACTCAAATCAAACCTTCAATTACATCAATCTCATATTCCAACAATAAAATTGCGTCGTTGAGCGAAGGTGATTACTAGTGGCGTATATTTAAGAAGAAAAATGTAAGAGAGGGATGTAGGGGCATGTTGGTTTTCATGAAGTGACAAAAGCTAGAGATGAGCAGAGAAAGCAGCGACATAAGCTATGTCGATGATAGTAGAATGAGGGGTAAGAGAGTTTTCACATTTGAGAATGTAGAGATTACAAAAATGGTCTATGTGGTTTATCAAAAGTCACAAAGTTAGTCCctattagttttttttatggaaatggtccttgtggtttgcgaAACTTGCAAAGTTAGCCCTTTTTACTAACACCGTTAGTAAAACGCTGTTAGGGACTAAATCTgtaagggcattttcgtcttttcaagtaTAGAATGACTGAATTCGTGACATTtaagaaaccacagggaccatttttgaaatttatttgaaaaaataaattaatttgcTGAACGTAGGGGAAAGGCTCAAACTCACGACCTCTACCCTCTTTATTTGACCAAAACCTTAACCAGTTGAGCTAATTGTTCATTTGGTTATAACACCCTAAGactaatttatataataataaaaacgttaataattaaataataaataattacaaaaaacatttttatataacttttttttaaataaaacaaaatgtattttagtcgtattgtatttttatttatttattttacgtaaaatatatttttttatttcttaaaaaaaataagttttcatataaaaaatatgttttcatatattatattttttatgtctttgaaataataataattaacgctactcatgacataaaaaaatgtataaattcTGTTGAGCCGCTAGTTCTAAAACCGTTTCTCGGTTATATGTATTAAAAACAACTTAACAACGATTATGTTATGTATCTAAACAATTTATACGGTTTTTTTTTATGTCAAGAGTACTATTAATTATCGTTATTTTAAAAAGATAtatcattatttcttttcatcttcATTTCAATCATACGATTTAGAACTTGCAATTAAGATGAAATACATATTTTAAATAAGATATATAACCGAATaggttttttatgtttttttaaatacatataacAGAAAAACATTTTCTAGAAAACTGATTGGTCCAATCGGTTTTCTGAAAACCGTTTTTCGgttatatgtatttaaaaaaagaTGAAATACGTATTTTAGAACTAGCGATCCAAaagaattaatatattttttttatgtcataagtagtgttaattattattatttcaaagacataaaaaaatataatatataaaaacttattttttatacgaaaacttattttttaaagaaataaaaaatatatatatatatttttaagtaaattaaataCATAAAATTACATACAAATTATTtgtaaaaaacaattttttttaataatacgaCTAAAAtactttttgttttatttaaaaagaGTTATGtaaaaataatgttttttgtaatttatttattatttaaatattaacctttttgttgttatataaATTAGTTTAGGGTGTTATAACCAACTGAGCAATCAACTCAATTGGTTAAGGTTTTGGTCAAATAAAGGGGGTGGAGGTCGTGAGTTCGGGCCTTCTCCCTACCTTCAgcaaattaatttattttttcaaacaaatttcaaaaatggtccctgtggttaatGTCACGAATTCAATCTTTCTATACTTGAAAAGACGAAACTGTCTTTACAGATTTAGTCTCTAACGGTGTTAGTAAAAATGTCAAACTTTGCAAGTTtcgcaaaccacaaggaccatttgcatcaaaaaaaaataatagggactaactttgtgacttttggtaaacgacagggaccatttttgtaattttgtcctTTAAATTTGAATTTTCTTTCTTCTTCGAAATTGTGTTGGCTAGATAAGATGGCCACAGAAAAATGATGATGGTTGGGAAATATGAAATTAACTAAACGtttaaaaaaatagtttaatgATAAATCGTGTTCAAAGTAATAGTGTTTCTTGAGCACATGTATGAGTTTAATGATTTTATTTAAACATATAAACCAATTAAAAATGTGACAACTagtcaaaatgatattttttgaataaaatgGGTGAGTTTAATGGTAtatctctatactaataaaaaagaggtttttttgtcatatgtcatcatattagacctcttaattaatgtgttgccacttgtcaatctattagttctcTATTTTGAATTTATTAGACATCAtcattaatgtgattctatttgtcaatgtatttattctctattttaaatttaaattttatattattgtttttattaattcacaaataaaaaatgtctatatatattaaaaattaattttacatatttatttgaaccaacgattataatttcatataactaataaaaacatctcttaattaataatttatttaaaataattgattaataattttgagtttttactattaaaatttaattaattttataaccgtggttactacgggttataaactagtgtgtgtgtgtgtgtgtatatatatatatatatatatatatatatatatatatatatatatatatatatatatatatgttcaggttcatttgagaccattctaattttgtgagaccgtgagaccaaatctaaaaataattttaaaatgcaaaataaatggaaaaatccaaaaattctttttttaaatattattttcggaacttaaattaactaaaaaaaattaaaaaaaattaaaaaaaacaaaaaaaataaaaaaaagtcccgtttttttttttaaatacgtgaaatattctaaatagaatattacactgacatattctaaaaaataattttaaaatgcaaaataaatggaaaaatctaaaaattctttttttaaatattattttcggaacttgaattaactaaaaaaaataaaataaaataaaataatatctatttttttttaaaatacgtgaaatattctaaatagaatattacactgtacatattctaaaaattttaaaatgcaaaataaatggaaaaatcaaaaaattctttttttaaatattattttcggaacttgaattaactaaaaaaataaaaataaaataaaaaaaaatgcgtctcacggtctcacaaaattaggccgtctcacatgaacctaacgctatatatatatatatatatatatatatatatatatatatatatatatatatatatatatgtgggttcaattgagaaaataaaaaatgttgagaatggaggaatcattctcagccacttatttaatctaagcataaaagacacggtggcaaacttgtaaatatcgtaataaccttcaatctcaaatacgtaactatagagaattcgataacTGTGCGTTCATCATCAAAAATTTTCCTCCAACCTTCaataatcatccagatttcttcaactaaaccggaatttcttcgttgttcatgaaattggaatcggagttctGGACTCGCAGTCACAGTCGACATTGAGGGACTTAGAATCGGTAATCACAGGTTCCCAAtcggattttcggaaatcaaaatcaaattgagaAATCGATCAGAGATAGGATGTCGCATTtgaagtcgaaatcggaagtatatgatgatttggaattgataacttgatgtttttaacatttttaaaatagttaacttgtttgcactccaactgtttgatgaaatgcataaactaaattaccacgttatattcacatatgaatatgttttttcacctgaatcagtatatgattattaaaaacacaaaacaaatatgcaagtctgtatgttattcatatgtgaataacatataaaaaattatatatatttgtcaaaataccttcaatattcataagtgaatataccttgtaatattaatatgtgaatatactgtgcaatattcataagtgaatatatcatctaatattcacaagtgaatatactctgtaatattcacatgtgatataccatgtaatactatgtaatattcacatatgaaatattatttaatactcataagtgaatatatcatctaatattcacaagtgaatatactatgttaatattcacaagtgaattcatcgtccaatattaaaatatgaatatactatgtttattatatgctatattaatatatgaatgatacttaaattgtaaaaaaaaatcatattttttattcataagtgaataacgaatgtactgtaataaaacctgatgcattgttattcatttatgaataacgatagctgaaaatataaaaaaaaaaaattttattttatcttaaaactatatcaatatggatgtctatttgtagagaataaaaaatcatgaattttggtatatttaaaatcattttttaataaaaatagcttataaaaattaaaaaaaaaaaacgaaaaaaactatgtttttgtatatatattaaggtaatgattagcatagtttaaggaaatatgttatgttggaaaacacatgtgcattcgtTTCCCATTTCCGCTGGTACGTTGAAGGCTTtgtggcaaaaataaatgattgactgagaatgattcccccattctcaaccttttttttctcaattgaacccttatatatatatatatatatatatatatatatatatatatatatatatatatatatatatatatatatatatatatatatatatatatatatatatatatatatatatatatatatataaacgtatTAATTTTTCACCATACAAAAATATTAtccttatttttatatttttatagtaTCGAacagcttgaagtcttgaacacacaatgacataaatattaaaattaatgataAACATTTTCTTGTTGGAAATTGGAATATTACACATCTTACGCTTAAGGCCCTTCATCGACGTGGTTTTAATTATGATATATCTTAATCAAGCTTTTCTTGTATATGTATATCACGCATGTTACGCTTAATGCTCCTTTGACATAATTTTAATCATGATATATCAAAGATGTCAACCCTTGAAGTAATGGTAGATGTCAACCCCTTAAGTAATGGTGATCTTGTTTATATTTGTATCATACAAATATAAATATTTCGAAGATATGCGTCTTGATATAATTTGTATCACCGCTTTGAAATCCAACTCTAAATGTTATTGGGATTGAAACTTTAGTTTATAACATTTGGGTTTATTGGATAAAGATAAAGATTACATCGCAAAAGAAATATCAAAATTTAACAATGTTCTTCAAAATTTGTTTGGGGTTTATTCAGCAAAATATGGTTCAATAACTATTTATGGCATTATGCGAAATTTGGGGGCATTCTCATCGTTTTCTCAAGATAAAAGCAAAACAATTCGACTCTATCAtactttaaaaaatgaaaatatcaaACGAGCTCGGTCTAACACCCCTAATAACGAGCTCAGAAAAGACACATTCAATCCAACTTTTTGGCACATATAAGTATACAAGAGTTTGAGAATTTTGATATTTTGGCTTGGTAGAAAGATAAGGAATCCCAATTTCCGGTTCTAGCCCCTATGGCCCATGATGTACTAATCGTCCAAGTTTCTTCAGTAGCTTCAGAATTCGTTTTGTGGTAGGTTATATCATCTAGAAGATCAAGACTCACGCTTTTGTCGGTGGAAATGTGCTTATGCTTGACATACTACTTAGACGACATGGAATGAATACAAAATGTATCACCACTTGAAGACGAATTGTTCAGGGTTGAACAAGAAATAACGATAGAAATGTTTGTGCCACTTACCATACAAGAGGTTCAATATGAATCATAATTACGCAACATGGAGGGGGACTACTTCCAAACAACAACTACGACGACCACTATGAATACAATCTATAAGAAAACCAAAAAAAGAGAAAGAAACTATTAGAAGACtatgtttttatatttgaagATGCATTTTAGAAGACtatgtttttatatttgaagATGCATTAGTTTATTGTTTATGTATTTACACGATAAAAAACCAAATAAATGAAGATAACTGCTCTAAAAATGTTCAAGGCTTCGACCTTCATTACGTATGGTTTGCATTCTTCTTTTTTTTCACCTGTTTGACTTACGAAAAATAGTGGTTTTAGTTGTAGTTAAATGCAAAGAAAGAAGAAGCTACTTCAAATAGTACAAAAAAATGAAACTAAGTTGGGGAACAAGTTTCATCCAATCCGATTTTAATCCGGTCCAAATCGGTTTGTATAGATTTCTCGGTTTGAAACCGAAACGTTTTCTGATCCAATCCGGTTTTAAAACCAAACTGGTTCGGCTAAAAAAACCGATTTTTGCACCTCCATTTGTATGTATTAAAAAGGTTGGTGAAATTATATATGATAAAATGACTTaaatatgtaacgaaatttttaaaatgtacaaaaaatatcattgttGATTTTTAGTACAAAAAGTATCAACGTTGTTTTTTTAGTACAAAAAATATCATTGAAGTTTATGTTAACCGGCTATAGTAGGTAACGATCAGGTTACCCGATTATTATTGTTtcggaaaatgacttaaaagggtatcaaagtttataaaatgttcaaaaaatgTCATTAAAGTATACAATTTGTGCACAGAATACCAATGAAATACACATTTGTTCAAATAAAATCTTGCGGTCCCAGAGAATTAAACATAACTCATACTCTTTGAATCCACATTTAAGAGTTCTCATGACATAATGTCACGCTCGTTTCTCTCTTTAACCAATGTTCACGCCGGAGAAGCATGAATTGATAGAaaccatacatacatacacaacaccGATCATGTGAAACATCATCGTCTGACAACCTTTGTGGTGTCGGAAAATCTGCAATTGTTCCCCtgtctagttttttttttctctcttgtGTCGCAACACTAATAAACGGCTAACCTTGTTGTATAAtatatgcgtgtgtgtgtgtgtgtgtgtgtgtgtgtgtgtgtatatatatatatatatatatatatatatatatatatatatatatatatataatcatttttttACTTTACAAAACTTGTTTACTTTACAAAACTAAAAATCGCTATGTTTTATATAAAATcgttgaaaaataaatttttatacaATTCTTTTTTCAAAAAAAGCAAATTTGTTCTAAACCTGTGATTTTTAGCCCTATGACGTCAAAAAAAATAGATATCTTAAACTattttttctattaatttttttagattttagggtttccaaacctttatgcattttctattattttccccatatatatatatatatatatatatatatatatatatatatatatatatatatatatatatatatatatatatatatatatatatatagagagagagagagagaggttcataggttcaaatgttttcactctATTGTGTGATTGTATTatttgattctggaccaatcattttagttattttaagaaagtaattaatgcatattaaatattgaaaatataacTAATACTTATTATATTTTCatcatgtaatatgcattaattactttcttaaaataactaaaatattggtccataatcaatcatacatgcacataatagatagtaaaaacaaaataatataatcctatatatatatatatatatatatatatatatatatatatatatatatatatatatatatatatggtattttttGTCCTAAAAAAAACAATGATACTTTATGTACATTTAAAAAACTGTCTTTTTTTACTCATCTTcccattatattttaatatacatATTTCATTTGCACAAAATCATACAAAATGTTACAATATTAACTTGGTTACTTGAACCATCCTTCCACAACAACATTTTGCCAAGCAAAAACTGTATCGACacccaaatattttaaaattcaaGAACTGTAACGACacccaaatattttaaaattttattgaatCTTTGCACATCCAAAAAGTAAGTTGAAATTCTATCAATTTTTTGCCAAAGTGTATCCCAATTTTATCATAGGAACTGAAACACCTTGACAATTTCTTCATAAACCTCGTGATGCTTGTACACCACTTGAACAAAAAAATCTCATATTTAACACATTTAAAGAAAGAAATTATTTATCACTTCTTCTGGACAGTGTGTTTGTATATAAAAGTTAAAAGAAAGCACATTCTAAAGCACCTTAAGATATGGACAAAGATTAAAAAGATCAGGATATTGTTTACCAAAAAGAAAAACTCAAAAGGTCAAAAAAATGCACAAACCCATAAGATAAGATAGGATCTCAATGGCATTATGGTAAAATAAGCTGTTACACACAAAGTAATCGCAACTCCAACAAGATCTAACCAGACTCGAACTATGTCCCAGCCTTTCTGCGGCCAACGCGAGCCACAAAACCAGCCTTGATTTGAGCAACAGATCTTCCAGAACCACACTACAAGACAAACACAAAAAACAATTAGGGGTTTCAAAGCACACATGTTTATTGATAtctttttcaataaaaaataaaacaactaAGATCATTTAGttcaataaataaatttaaagatCCAAAAGGGCCTCAGAAATCTTAGGAGTTGTTTCTTCATGGTGAATAATCAGACAATGTAGGCAAAAGTTTTATTCATCACAGGCCATTACTAATATATTACAACACACTTATATAGTAAACCGACTCAGaaatcttttaacttttgctttgTTTTTTATTAAATATCCCATCTATCTAGCGTGTTTATATATTTTTGGAAAAAAAGCCTCAGAAATCTCTAGTTTTCTCTTCATTGTAAATAATCAGACAATGTAGGCAAAACTTTTATGCATCACAGGCTTTTACTTTACATAATATGTATATAATCAAAAAGGCCTCAGAAGTAGATGATTTTTTTCTTCATGTTAGATATAATCAGACAATGTAGGCAATATTTTATTCATCACAGGCCTTTACTAATAGATCATATAGTATGCATGTCATTATTATGTTTGTGTAGACTTTTCAAAATACaaagcaagaaaagcaaagaGGATAGAATAACAAACAAATCATCGAAAGTACAAAACGCCTCAGAAATCTATAATTTTCTCTTCATTGTATAAACAAAATCAGACAATGTAGGCAAAATTTCTATTCATCACAGGCATCCACTGTAGTGTGTGTGTCAAAAAATGTAGGTGAAGTGTTAAAAAATACCTTTTCACATCTGAGAAAGAAGAGACGATTCTCCTTTGAAAGAATTGTGTCTGGACTCTTGCAACCATTGCAGATAACATACTCATCTGTAAAACAGAATTTTATATCAGCAAATTGACTTATTGTTGTAattaagaaataattaaatacatGTAACAAATAGGCTCTCATGTTTTTGATAACTTACTGACATATCGCCTCAGAATCCCCTCAAAATTTTTTGGAGCAAATcttcccttcacaaccaatctttGCTGCCCATCAAGTGATCCACTTGTACCCAATTCTGCCAGCAAAAAGGTCATAACATGCTCTGGCTGCCTATGCATGCTGCAAGAAATGAATGTATGATTAATTATAATgttgaaaagtttttctttttataaaaaatgaaaaatatggtCATAATTAACTAACTTACGATTTGCAAAGGTCCATAAAATTCACAAACACAGTCTTTTTTGTTCCTTCACGAAGAACTTGTGGTGGCCTCATGACTGTTCTTCTTCTATCTCCAGCAAGCTCAGGGTTATTCTCACGAAGAATATGGAACACTCTCCCCAAAAGCTGAACCAAAAACAACAAACAAAAATATGAATTAGATTTAAATTTTAAACATAAAGTGTAGTaagaagaattacatacctcttcaTATATGTAGTCACGATCAGTCCCTTCCCATGGAAGTTTTTGTTCTTGTAGAACAATTCCTTCTCCTTCCTCATCTTCTCCAATAGGATCTAGAAAACATACAGAGCAAATGTTCAAGCATTCATTCAAAAAGATAAAACATAATGAAAGACATTGTCTTAATTAAATAAGCTTCTTACAGTCAACATCTTCGCCTTCATTTTCTTTCTCCTCTTCCAAAGGGATAGTTTCAGCCTAAAACAATTATAAGAATCTTGAATCAGAAATTTGATGAGAACTTATATCCAATATAGTTATAGAGAACCAGGCTAACctgtttctttttcttcttttttaaaCCAGTAAATGTGGGTTCAAGACCTTCAGAAACTGCATGTCAAAAATATTATTGG includes these proteins:
- the LOC111878751 gene encoding eukaryotic translation initiation factor 2 subunit beta, producing the protein MAEEENQIEMKEEATDLAPFDPSKKKKKKKVVIHDPADGPVEQLAEKTESLSVSEGLEPTFTGLKKKKKKQAETIPLEEEKENEGEDVDYPIGEDEEGEGIVLQEQKLPWEGTDRDYIYEELLGRVFHILRENNPELAGDRRRTVMRPPQVLREGTKKTVFVNFMDLCKSMHRQPEHVMTFLLAELGTSGSLDGQQRLVVKGRFAPKNFEGILRRYVNEYVICNGCKSPDTILSKENRLFFLRCEKCGSGRSVAQIKAGFVARVGRRKAGT